One genomic window of Trichlorobacter lovleyi includes the following:
- a CDS encoding Bro-N domain-containing protein, translated as MTAQQLVKLAVFEGKQIRKTIHNDEWWFSVVDVCEVLTESPDSGAYWRKLKQRLNKEGSQVVTNCHGLKLPAADGKKYTTDCANTEGMFRIIQSIPSPKAEPFKRWLAQVGYERIQEIENPELAQQRMKELYEQKGYPKDWIDKRLRGIAIRQNLTDEWQERGISSERDFSILTAEIAKATFGVTPSEHKNLKGLTRKNDNLRDHMTDLELIFTMLGEKVTTEISQTEKPGTFEENKRVAKRGGRVAGTARRETEKELGRSVVSKQNFLPKELAEDTEKNA; from the coding sequence ATGACTGCACAGCAACTTGTCAAGTTGGCTGTCTTTGAAGGCAAACAGATTCGGAAAACCATCCATAATGATGAATGGTGGTTTTCAGTGGTGGATGTCTGTGAAGTGTTAACAGAAAGTCCGGATTCGGGTGCTTACTGGAGAAAATTGAAACAGCGCTTAAACAAGGAAGGCAGTCAGGTCGTGACAAATTGTCACGGACTGAAACTGCCTGCCGCTGACGGGAAAAAATATACCACCGACTGCGCCAACACCGAGGGGATGTTCCGCATTATCCAATCCATCCCCTCCCCCAAGGCAGAACCATTCAAACGCTGGCTGGCGCAGGTTGGCTATGAGCGGATTCAGGAGATTGAGAATCCGGAGCTGGCACAACAGCGGATGAAGGAGTTATACGAGCAGAAAGGCTACCCCAAGGATTGGATCGACAAGCGGTTGCGGGGTATCGCCATCCGCCAGAACCTGACCGATGAATGGCAGGAACGGGGCATCAGCTCAGAGCGTGATTTCAGCATCCTGACCGCCGAGATAGCCAAGGCCACCTTTGGCGTAACCCCTTCTGAGCATAAAAATCTGAAAGGTCTGACCAGAAAAAATGATAACCTGCGCGATCATATGACCGATCTGGAACTGATCTTCACCATGCTGGGAGAAAAGGTGACCACTGAGATATCGCAGACCGAAAAGCCTGGTACCTTTGAAGAGAACAAAAGGGTGGCGAAACGGGGCGGCCGGGTGGCTGGTACGGCTCGCAGGGAAACAGAGAAAGAACTTGGTAGAAGCGTAGTCAGCAAGCAGAATTTTCTTCCCAAAGAGCTTGCTGAGGATACGGAGAAGAACGCATAA
- a CDS encoding DUF362 domain-containing protein, with protein sequence MSKVFFADMRASHKENLFDKITKLLTMCGLAQRVNEGDLTAVKIHFGEKGNSAFIRPIFARRVVDELKKLGAKPFLTDSSTLYPGERKEAISALACGIENGFAYAVVNAPLIISDGLRGVTETTVPISGELLKEVYIGTEIVEADALVALSHFKCHELTGFGGAIKNLGMGCASRKGKLVQHSTVAPVVTAKHCTGCGLCIRACAHDAIRIMDGVAVIDAIKCAGCSRCITVCPTKAVAIQWNEAADLVMKKMAEYASGAVANKQGKTVYLNFITQVSPACDCYGHCDAPIVNDIGICASIDPVALDQACADLVNNARGNQDSALKSGHEPGGDKFRGCWPEIPWQVQLEHAEKVGLGSRSYELVKL encoded by the coding sequence ATGTCCAAAGTCTTTTTTGCTGATATGCGGGCCAGCCACAAAGAGAACCTGTTTGACAAGATAACCAAGCTGCTGACCATGTGCGGTCTGGCGCAACGGGTCAATGAAGGGGATCTGACGGCAGTCAAGATCCACTTTGGCGAAAAGGGTAACAGTGCCTTTATCAGGCCGATCTTTGCCCGGCGGGTGGTGGATGAGCTGAAAAAGCTGGGGGCCAAACCGTTTCTGACCGATTCTTCCACCCTCTACCCCGGCGAGCGCAAGGAGGCGATCTCTGCCCTGGCCTGCGGTATTGAAAACGGCTTTGCCTACGCCGTGGTCAATGCACCGCTGATCATCTCGGACGGTCTGCGGGGGGTCACCGAGACCACGGTTCCGATTAGCGGCGAGCTGCTTAAAGAGGTCTACATCGGTACCGAGATTGTGGAGGCTGATGCCCTGGTGGCGCTGTCCCACTTCAAGTGCCATGAGCTGACCGGTTTTGGCGGCGCCATCAAGAACCTGGGCATGGGCTGTGCCAGCCGCAAAGGCAAGCTGGTGCAGCATTCCACCGTGGCCCCGGTGGTGACGGCCAAGCATTGTACCGGTTGCGGACTCTGTATCCGGGCCTGTGCCCATGATGCGATTCGGATTATGGATGGCGTGGCAGTGATTGATGCAATCAAGTGTGCCGGCTGTTCCCGCTGTATTACGGTCTGCCCCACCAAGGCGGTGGCGATCCAGTGGAACGAGGCTGCTGATCTGGTGATGAAGAAGATGGCAGAGTATGCCAGCGGTGCGGTGGCCAACAAGCAGGGCAAGACGGTCTACCTCAACTTTATCACCCAGGTCTCACCGGCCTGCGACTGCTACGGCCATTGTGACGCCCCGATTGTGAACGATATCGGCATCTGTGCCTCGATTGATCCGGTGGCGCTGGATCAGGCCTGTGCCGACCTGGTCAATAATGCCCGCGGCAATCAGGATTCCGCTCTGAAGAGCGGCCATGAGCCGGGGGGCGACAAGTTCCGGGGCTGCTGGCCGGAGATCCCCTGGCAGGTGCAGCTTGAACATGCGGAAAAGGTCGGGTTGGGTAGCAGAAGCTATGAGCTGGTCAAGCTGTAA
- a CDS encoding phosphate/phosphite/phosphonate ABC transporter substrate-binding protein: MLRSLRYPLGVFALFLMLSLLVAPVELQASSTEAVAAEYTMGVFPFIPTASIEGIFAPLAAEISRATGRPIKLRTTTSFEKFMDELRSRSYDIAFIQPFDYVDIAKPGGYLLLAARNDRLTSHIVVKQDSPIKTLKDLKGKSLGMPPKVAAVSFMNLVSIKKAGLRPEHDVKIVYLASHQACLQQLMIGKVDACGVSPPGVRLVEQQMKTRFRLIHETPEIPSPLFVIKKELPLRDREAVKAALLASDLNGVNPQLRSMFLGEVPKPFRVTTERDYDVIQTYLKLLRQR, from the coding sequence ATGCTGCGATCATTACGGTATCCCTTGGGTGTTTTTGCACTGTTTCTGATGCTGAGTCTGCTGGTCGCACCTGTAGAACTCCAGGCCTCCAGCACTGAAGCGGTCGCTGCAGAATATACCATGGGAGTCTTTCCTTTCATCCCTACCGCCAGCATTGAGGGCATCTTTGCCCCGCTTGCCGCAGAGATCAGCCGTGCCACCGGCAGGCCGATCAAGCTGCGCACCACAACCTCTTTTGAAAAATTCATGGATGAGTTGCGTAGCCGCTCGTACGACATTGCCTTTATCCAGCCCTTTGACTATGTGGATATTGCCAAACCGGGCGGCTACCTGCTGCTGGCGGCTCGCAACGACCGTTTGACCAGCCATATCGTGGTCAAGCAGGACAGCCCCATCAAGACCTTGAAAGATCTCAAGGGAAAGAGTCTGGGGATGCCGCCTAAGGTGGCCGCAGTCAGCTTTATGAACCTGGTTTCCATCAAAAAGGCCGGGCTCAGGCCTGAACATGACGTGAAAATAGTCTACCTAGCCTCCCACCAGGCCTGTCTGCAGCAACTGATGATCGGCAAGGTAGACGCCTGCGGTGTCTCTCCGCCGGGGGTGCGGCTGGTGGAACAGCAGATGAAGACCCGCTTTCGCCTGATCCATGAAACCCCGGAGATCCCGTCACCGCTCTTCGTGATCAAAAAAGAGCTGCCGTTACGTGACCGTGAGGCGGTCAAGGCCGCGCTGCTGGCCAGTGACCTGAATGGTGTCAATCCCCAGCTGCGCTCCATGTTTTTGGGTGAGGTGCCGAAACCGTTTCGTGTCACCACTGAGCGGGACTATGACGTCATTCAGACCTACCTGAAGTTGCTGAGGCAGCGCTGA
- a CDS encoding TonB-dependent receptor: MPFFLSKKTEVLPLILTTGLLILLAGICSAEEPESTISPAPADPREVFRLAGVSSFTKGALSNIVIRGYQRENLMITFDGAPYFGATPFRIDAPPFLLQNTDISTIIVTKGPYNLAYPGAAGGSVEVVSPANPPKLSGKTSFSYGSYDVTEGRAFVSVGNERADFGAGYLGRYSGVPEAGNGVSLLRTTYPGRNNNYRSGSEEQPMYRIDSFWLKGGLNLSKDSRMELSYAFLQGTDIKVPTMNFDVSDEQVHRLNGRLTVRNISPLIREISLQGWWSRARTLLDDRLRLSSDPTNAVQSTTSLTTAYRNALLLNQRPYAMSNRFVVDTTGARLVATIAPGAGELRKGVDFYQRTWSGSYSSLLNFGTSATPDYRYNDNRNTVAIPDVTTRNIGLFGLYELPLTDTLRTVLSVRGDVSRVDAEGLVPGRIANFYQPYYPGQVIPYSRDFADWGANAQLFWKLRPDLELFLKAGRASRIPDGHELYVGQNRQGSNLLGNPFLRQTVVHQVDAGVTWVSGRHHAELTTFYSQATDFILPVSRPDPDGTNPLTPARSTTNLNATIWGVEFDGTLQLPAYCKLSGMVAYSEGRNRTSGRPLAEIPPLRGRLALQYDDRRFFAGISQTLVARQNRFDATLNETSMPGYCVTDLHLGTRYNGFTITAAVNNLFDSSYVQPLSYQRDPLTMAVRIPESGRNFALSASYRF, encoded by the coding sequence ATGCCGTTTTTTTTGTCAAAAAAGACAGAGGTACTCCCTCTGATACTGACGACCGGCCTGCTTATCCTGCTGGCCGGCATCTGCAGTGCGGAAGAGCCTGAGAGCACCATCAGCCCTGCTCCGGCAGACCCTCGCGAGGTATTCCGGCTGGCTGGTGTCAGCTCCTTTACCAAAGGCGCCCTCTCCAACATCGTCATTCGCGGTTATCAACGTGAAAACCTGATGATTACCTTTGACGGAGCCCCTTATTTCGGTGCCACCCCTTTCAGAATCGATGCTCCCCCCTTCCTGCTCCAAAATACCGATATCAGCACGATCATTGTCACCAAAGGCCCCTACAACCTGGCCTATCCCGGTGCTGCCGGCGGCAGTGTTGAGGTGGTTTCGCCTGCCAACCCACCGAAGCTATCCGGAAAGACCTCTTTTTCCTACGGTTCCTATGATGTAACCGAGGGACGGGCCTTTGTTTCGGTTGGAAACGAACGGGCCGATTTTGGCGCCGGCTATCTGGGGCGTTATTCCGGGGTGCCGGAAGCCGGTAATGGCGTCTCTCTGCTTCGCACAACCTACCCGGGCCGGAACAATAACTATCGCTCCGGCAGCGAAGAACAGCCAATGTACCGTATCGACTCCTTTTGGCTGAAAGGAGGGCTGAATCTGTCCAAAGACAGCCGGATGGAGCTTTCCTACGCCTTTCTGCAAGGGACGGACATCAAGGTTCCCACTATGAATTTTGATGTTTCAGACGAACAGGTACACCGTTTGAACGGCCGCCTGACTGTGCGGAATATTTCTCCCCTGATTCGTGAAATCAGTCTGCAGGGGTGGTGGAGCAGGGCGCGTACCTTGCTGGACGACAGACTGAGACTTTCTTCTGATCCCACCAACGCCGTGCAGAGTACAACAAGCCTGACAACCGCGTATCGAAATGCCCTGTTGCTGAATCAACGCCCCTATGCCATGTCCAACCGGTTTGTCGTTGATACCACCGGGGCGAGGCTCGTCGCCACAATCGCTCCGGGCGCCGGTGAGTTGCGCAAGGGGGTTGATTTTTACCAGCGCACCTGGAGCGGCAGCTACTCGTCATTATTGAATTTCGGGACATCTGCCACACCAGACTACCGCTACAATGACAACCGCAACACGGTTGCCATACCTGATGTCACAACCCGTAATATCGGCCTGTTTGGTTTGTATGAGCTGCCGCTGACTGACACGCTGCGGACGGTGCTGTCAGTGCGGGGTGATGTCAGCCGGGTGGATGCTGAAGGCCTGGTTCCGGGACGTATTGCCAACTTCTATCAGCCCTACTATCCCGGTCAGGTAATCCCGTACAGTCGTGACTTTGCTGATTGGGGTGCCAATGCCCAGCTGTTCTGGAAGCTGCGGCCTGATCTGGAACTGTTTTTGAAAGCCGGGCGTGCCAGCCGAATTCCTGATGGGCATGAATTATATGTCGGCCAGAACCGTCAGGGGAGCAACCTGCTCGGCAATCCGTTTCTACGCCAGACGGTCGTGCATCAGGTGGATGCAGGGGTAACCTGGGTATCCGGCAGGCACCATGCCGAGCTGACCACATTTTACAGTCAGGCTACAGATTTTATTCTACCCGTTTCCCGGCCTGATCCCGATGGCACCAATCCCCTTACCCCTGCACGCAGCACAACCAATCTGAATGCCACCATCTGGGGGGTCGAGTTTGATGGCACGCTGCAACTACCGGCATATTGCAAGCTTTCAGGCATGGTGGCCTACAGTGAAGGGCGCAACCGGACCAGCGGGAGGCCGCTGGCCGAGATTCCGCCGCTACGTGGACGGTTGGCTCTGCAGTATGATGACCGCCGTTTCTTTGCCGGTATCAGCCAGACCCTGGTGGCCCGCCAAAACCGTTTTGATGCCACCCTGAATGAGACCTCTATGCCGGGCTATTGCGTCACAGATCTTCATCTTGGCACTCGCTACAACGGATTTACCATTACTGCCGCCGTCAATAATCTTTTTGACAGCAGCTATGTCCAACCGCTGTCCTATCAACGCGACCCCCTTACCATGGCGGTTCGTATCCCTGAAAGCGGACGAAATTTTGCCCTGTCAGCCAGCTATCGTTTCTAG
- a CDS encoding TIGR01212 family radical SAM protein (This family includes YhcC from E. coli K-12, an uncharacterized radical SAM protein.) — MSAFSSEHIHPDLRINSYGHYLRRRFGCRVSKVNVDAGFTCPNRDGSKGTGGCIYCNNVSFSPRDTQAEIPLEEQVTTGMAYHRRRLKSDKFIVYFQKYTNTYASVDHLAELYQRALALPDVIGISVGTRPDCLTDEALELLTAIARDHYVCLELGLQSADDAILEQINRGHSLDDFISAVKRASGRGLDICAHLIYGFPGEQPQEFVKSADLLDSLPSITSVKLHQLHAVEGTELAAMYRRGEFDPISLEQYVGTAADFLERLPSRISIQRLYGSSPLEIRVAPQWGLKNNQMWYAVLNELKRRGSWQGCKVTRRG; from the coding sequence ATGTCTGCGTTTTCATCTGAACATATCCATCCTGACCTGCGGATCAACTCCTACGGCCACTACCTGCGCCGGCGTTTTGGCTGCCGGGTCAGCAAGGTTAATGTGGACGCCGGTTTCACCTGCCCCAACCGTGACGGCAGCAAAGGTACCGGCGGCTGCATCTACTGCAACAATGTCTCCTTCTCCCCCCGCGACACCCAGGCCGAGATTCCGCTTGAAGAACAGGTCACAACCGGGATGGCCTATCACCGCAGGCGTCTTAAGTCAGATAAATTCATTGTCTATTTCCAGAAGTACACCAACACCTACGCCTCGGTAGACCATCTGGCAGAGCTCTACCAGCGTGCCCTGGCCCTGCCTGATGTAATCGGTATCTCGGTTGGCACCCGGCCTGACTGTCTGACTGACGAGGCGTTGGAGCTACTGACCGCGATTGCCAGGGATCACTACGTCTGCCTGGAGCTTGGCCTGCAATCAGCCGATGATGCCATTCTGGAACAGATCAACCGGGGACACTCGCTGGATGATTTTATCTCCGCCGTCAAACGGGCCTCAGGCCGCGGCCTTGATATCTGCGCCCACCTGATCTACGGCTTTCCCGGAGAGCAGCCGCAGGAGTTTGTCAAATCGGCCGACCTGCTTGATTCGTTACCCTCAATTACCTCGGTCAAGCTGCACCAGCTGCATGCCGTGGAAGGGACTGAACTGGCTGCCATGTACCGTCGGGGCGAGTTTGACCCGATCAGCCTTGAGCAGTATGTCGGCACTGCGGCGGATTTTCTGGAGCGGTTGCCGTCCCGGATCAGCATCCAGCGCCTGTACGGTTCATCACCGCTTGAAATCAGGGTTGCGCCGCAATGGGGTTTGAAGAATAACCAGATGTGGTATGCTGTGTTAAACGAGTTGAAGCGCCGGGGCAGTTGGCAGGGATGTAAAGTAACTCGTCGCGGTTAG
- a CDS encoding Eco57I restriction-modification methylase domain-containing protein — MKLTILPPQKSLNKAYLKQSLKRDQIDLFRANLARMFERIRTGTDEHEEHLKNIVSDFLKDTWYKQTHEINTSGRTDLVIHNGTNSKDTVGVLLEVKRPGNSAEMISHDKPNSKALHELLHYYMQERYIKGNLEVRRLIVCNIYEWYIFDAADFERLFFQNKKFVESYQKWSNGLFSGDKTDWLYREILKPFVEGELENLPCTYFNLKEYERIVRNPAKAEDNKLIALYKVLSPPHLLKQSFANDSNSLNREFYSELLHIIGLEEVKEKGKKLIRRKPEGKRDDGSLLENTCNILKTRGRLSVLANPQQYGADADEQYFSVALELCITWLNRLLFLKLLEGQLITYHKGDRSHAFLNSSRIDDFDELNELFFEVLAVRVDERSQSVREKFGAIPYLNSSLFEESDLERATIRINELKNRLDLPLSSSTVLKATNGKRLTGSKNTLNYLFEFLDAYDFGAEGSAEIQEQNKSIINASVLGLIFEKINGYRDGSFFTPGFITMYICRETIQRAVLHKFNNTYGWDCSSLIDLHNEIYRQRVPVNDANALINSLKICDPAVGSGHFLVSALNEIIAIKSQLRILADRDGKLLRCDLTIENDELIVTVDDQIFEYHFKDSESQRIQETLFHEKETIIENCLFGVDINPKSVMICRLRLWIELLKNAYYRRNSDQLETLPNIDINIKCGNSLVSRFALAGMPSLPAAGRKKQKELADKYRELVFFYKHAPSNKAEVRKQIENLKHSLENFGLPNDKELIALRKKENEVAQLGFAFDKKGTEARQKLMKEVEALQTRFAEKERLLYSNAFEWRFEFPEVLDDAGEFIGFDAVIGNPPYGVAMAKELKQWYQTYTLRGESYVLFVEKALSLLKYQGQFSFIIPDTYLNLNFTAPLRSHLLQNSYLQELVLLPSRVFDDATVDTTLLFTEKAASAEVFHQSSVRVKSFSKQASQIDLDLPEYAATADTVSWHTQGSFNVQLGGAAETLLNRLVTTLPSIAELAEMFSGIKAYEVGKGNPPQTEAVRSTKPFTSTVQKHKDFLPFYDGKHVGRYRIFWEKNNWLHYGPWLAAPRKPQNFVGEKILIRKIVADTLIASYVPETSYCNTLLHVLKIKPEHKLSYLYLLGVLNSRFIGWYFKNRFQISAEDTFPQIMISDIQQFPVPEAPEDQQVPIVERVQQILDAPDSPEVPRLEAEIDRLVYALYNLTDEEIALVEKASAKGGTL; from the coding sequence ATGAAGCTCACCATTCTGCCACCTCAAAAATCCCTCAACAAGGCCTACCTTAAACAAAGCCTGAAGCGGGATCAGATCGACCTTTTCAGGGCCAACCTTGCCCGGATGTTTGAGCGTATCCGTACGGGTACGGACGAGCATGAAGAGCACCTCAAGAATATTGTCTCAGACTTTCTGAAAGACACCTGGTACAAGCAGACCCACGAGATCAACACCAGCGGTCGTACTGATCTGGTCATCCATAACGGTACAAACTCGAAAGACACGGTTGGCGTACTGCTGGAGGTTAAACGCCCCGGCAACAGCGCTGAAATGATCTCCCACGACAAGCCCAATAGCAAGGCGCTGCATGAGCTGCTGCATTACTACATGCAGGAACGCTATATAAAGGGCAATCTGGAAGTCAGGCGTCTGATTGTCTGCAATATCTATGAATGGTACATCTTTGATGCCGCTGATTTTGAGCGTCTGTTTTTTCAGAACAAGAAGTTTGTTGAAAGCTATCAAAAGTGGAGCAATGGCCTCTTTAGTGGTGACAAAACCGACTGGCTCTATAGAGAAATCCTCAAGCCGTTTGTTGAAGGCGAACTGGAAAACCTTCCCTGCACCTACTTTAACCTGAAAGAGTACGAGCGGATTGTCCGTAATCCTGCCAAGGCTGAAGACAACAAGCTGATCGCCCTCTACAAGGTACTCTCTCCGCCACACCTGCTAAAACAGTCCTTTGCCAACGACAGTAACTCCCTGAACAGGGAGTTTTACAGTGAACTGCTGCATATCATCGGCCTTGAAGAGGTAAAGGAAAAAGGCAAGAAGCTGATCCGGCGCAAGCCCGAAGGCAAGCGCGATGATGGATCTCTGCTGGAGAACACCTGCAACATCCTTAAGACCCGTGGACGGCTTTCTGTCCTTGCCAACCCGCAGCAGTACGGAGCTGATGCAGATGAACAGTATTTCAGCGTTGCCCTTGAACTCTGCATCACCTGGCTTAACCGTCTGCTGTTTCTGAAGCTGCTGGAAGGGCAGTTGATCACCTACCATAAGGGCGACCGCAGCCATGCCTTTCTCAACAGCAGCCGGATTGATGATTTTGATGAACTGAATGAGCTGTTTTTTGAGGTGCTTGCAGTACGGGTTGACGAGCGCAGCCAATCAGTACGGGAAAAGTTTGGGGCCATTCCGTACCTAAACAGCTCCCTGTTTGAAGAAAGCGATCTTGAGCGGGCCACCATACGGATCAATGAACTCAAGAACCGGCTTGATCTGCCGCTTTCAAGCTCCACCGTGCTTAAGGCAACCAACGGCAAGCGCTTAACCGGCAGCAAAAACACCCTGAACTACCTGTTTGAATTTCTGGATGCCTATGACTTTGGCGCAGAAGGCAGCGCCGAGATTCAGGAGCAGAACAAGAGCATCATCAACGCCTCGGTGCTGGGCCTGATCTTTGAAAAGATCAACGGCTACCGGGACGGTTCCTTCTTTACCCCTGGATTTATCACCATGTACATCTGCCGTGAAACCATCCAACGGGCCGTACTGCACAAGTTCAACAACACCTATGGTTGGGACTGTAGCAGCCTGATTGACCTGCACAATGAAATCTACCGCCAGCGTGTACCGGTTAACGATGCCAATGCCCTGATCAACTCCTTAAAGATCTGCGATCCGGCTGTGGGTTCCGGCCACTTCCTGGTTTCAGCTTTAAATGAGATCATCGCCATCAAGAGTCAGCTGCGGATACTGGCCGACAGAGACGGTAAGCTGCTGCGCTGTGACCTGACCATTGAAAACGATGAACTGATCGTCACGGTTGATGATCAGATCTTTGAGTACCACTTCAAGGACAGCGAATCACAGCGGATACAGGAGACCCTGTTCCACGAAAAAGAGACCATCATTGAAAACTGCCTGTTCGGGGTGGATATCAACCCCAAGTCAGTTATGATCTGCCGCCTGCGGCTCTGGATAGAGCTGCTGAAAAACGCCTACTACCGCCGCAACAGCGACCAGCTTGAAACCCTGCCCAACATTGATATCAACATCAAGTGCGGCAACTCGCTGGTCAGCCGGTTTGCCTTGGCCGGTATGCCGTCACTCCCTGCAGCCGGACGCAAGAAGCAGAAAGAACTGGCCGACAAATATCGTGAACTGGTCTTCTTTTACAAACATGCCCCCAGCAACAAGGCAGAAGTACGCAAGCAGATTGAGAACCTGAAACATTCCCTGGAGAACTTTGGTCTGCCCAATGACAAAGAGCTGATCGCCCTGCGCAAAAAGGAAAACGAAGTGGCCCAGCTTGGTTTTGCCTTTGATAAAAAAGGGACTGAAGCCAGGCAGAAGCTGATGAAAGAGGTAGAAGCGCTGCAGACCCGCTTTGCGGAGAAGGAGCGGCTGCTGTACAGCAACGCCTTTGAATGGCGTTTTGAGTTCCCGGAAGTGCTGGATGATGCCGGGGAGTTTATCGGCTTTGATGCGGTGATCGGGAACCCGCCGTATGGCGTTGCCATGGCAAAAGAGTTGAAGCAATGGTACCAGACCTACACGCTACGGGGAGAAAGCTATGTTCTCTTTGTCGAAAAGGCGTTATCGCTATTGAAGTATCAAGGGCAGTTCAGCTTTATCATTCCTGACACCTATTTGAACCTGAACTTTACTGCGCCGTTACGAAGCCATCTGTTACAGAATTCATACCTGCAAGAACTGGTGTTACTGCCATCCCGTGTTTTTGATGATGCCACGGTTGACACCACCCTGCTTTTTACCGAGAAAGCTGCTTCAGCTGAGGTGTTTCATCAGTCCTCAGTGCGGGTTAAAAGCTTTTCAAAACAAGCCAGCCAGATAGACCTTGATCTGCCTGAGTACGCTGCTACTGCTGATACGGTTTCATGGCATACCCAAGGCAGTTTTAATGTTCAGCTTGGCGGCGCTGCTGAAACACTGTTGAACCGCTTAGTAACCACACTACCTAGCATAGCTGAATTGGCAGAAATGTTTTCAGGTATAAAGGCTTATGAGGTTGGTAAAGGGAATCCACCACAAACGGAAGCAGTTCGTTCTACTAAGCCATTTACCTCCACAGTTCAAAAGCACAAAGACTTTTTACCGTTTTATGATGGCAAGCATGTGGGGCGCTATCGGATATTTTGGGAGAAAAACAATTGGCTTCACTATGGACCTTGGCTTGCAGCACCTCGCAAACCGCAAAATTTCGTTGGTGAAAAAATTCTGATTCGAAAGATTGTGGCTGACACCCTTATTGCCAGCTATGTGCCGGAAACTTCCTACTGTAACACCTTGCTGCATGTTCTAAAAATTAAGCCGGAACACAAGCTATCTTACTTGTATCTGCTGGGGGTTTTGAATTCCCGCTTTATCGGCTGGTACTTCAAAAACAGATTCCAGATTTCGGCTGAAGACACCTTCCCGCAAATCATGATCAGCGATATCCAGCAGTTTCCTGTGCCAGAGGCACCAGAAGACCAGCAAGTTCCGATCGTCGAGCGCGTGCAGCAGATCCTGGATGCCCCCGACAGCCCGGAAGTTCCCCGACTTGAAGCCGAGATCGATCGCTTGGTCTATGCCCTCTACAACCTGACCGACGAGGAGATCGCTCTGGTGGAGAAAGCTTCTGCAAAAGGAGGCACACTATGA